The sequence below is a genomic window from Actinokineospora baliensis.
GCCACCCGATCGGCGACCGGCTGCCCGCCATCTACGCCGAGAACGAGTTCACCCAGCGCTTCACCGCCGCGCTCGACGAGGTGATCGCGCCGCTGTTCGCCGTCCTGGACTCCTCGGCCGACTACTTCGACCCGGCACTGGCCGCCCCGGACTTCCTGGACTGGCTGTGCTCCTGGGTCGCGCTCGAGGCCGACGAGGGCTGGGCGCCCCGGCAGCGCCGCGACCTGATCGGCGCCGCCGTGGCCATGCACCGCCGCCGCGGCACCGTCGACGGCCTCGCCCGCCAGGTCGAGCTGCTCACCGGCGGCACCGTCGAGGTCACCGACACCGGCGGCTGCGTGGCCAACGCCGAGCACGGCGGCCCGCTGCCCGGAACCGACCCGGGGCAGGTGCTGGTCGTGGTGCGCGTGGCCGACCCGGCCGCGGTCGACCCGGCCGCCGTGCGCGCCTCGGTCGCCGAATCCGTCCCGGTGCACCTGCGGGTCACCGTCGAAGTCGTCGGCGGGGCGCCCGCCGGGAACACCAACGGGAGCGGTACATGATCGTCTGCGCCAACTGCGGGGAGCGCTCGGCGGGCAGCACCCGGTTCTGCCCCGGCTGCGGCAGCTTCCTCGACTGGTCGGGCAGCGCGCCAGAGCAGCAGGCCGCCGCCCAGACCCCGGTGGCCACCGTCGCCGCTCAGAACGCCGCGCCCGCCGCCCCGTCCGGCCCTGCGACAAATCAGCCCACCACCCCGCCGAACCAGCCGCCGCCCGGTCCCACCGGCGAGGCCACCCCGGACCCGATCGGGCCCCGGCAGTCGACCGAGGTATTGGGCGCCCAACAGCCCGCCGAGGCGCGGCCGCTGCGGGCCAAGGCCCAGACCACGGAGCCGAGGCCGTTGGCCGAGGACGACGTCGTGTGCGTCGGCTGTCGCACCCGCAACCCGGTCTCCCGGCGGATCTGCATGGGCTGCGGCCGCCCGCTCGACCAGCCGGAGGAGGTCAAGCCGCCCTGGTGGAAGCGCTGGCGCGGCGACGGCAAGCGCCCCAAGCGGCCCCGCCGCCGGGGCACCCTCGCCGCGGTCGGCCGCTGGCTGCGCCGGGTGTTCGTCGCGTTCCTCGCCGTCCTGGCCGTGCTCTACGCGCTCATCCCCGGCTTCCGGTCGTCGGTGAACCAGGAGGTCGTCGCGGGCCGCAAGTGGGTCGAGCGCCAGTTCGGCACCCAGCTGCGGCCGGTGCGCCCCACCGAGGTCAGCGCGACCGCCGCGATTCCCGGCCACGAGGCCGTGCTCGCCGCCGACAACGCCAAGAACACCTACTGGGCCGCCCCGGCCACCGCCGTCCCGCCGGTGCTGGTGCTCAAGTTCGCCAACCCGGTCGACCTGCGCCGCGCGATCGTGCGGGTGGGCGACCCGGCCGCGTTCCAGGCGACGCACCGCCCCGCCAAGCTGCACCTGGTCTACTCCAACGGCAAGACCTTCGACGTCCCGCTCGCCGACACCCCCGACCCGCAGACCGTCGAGATCAGCGGCAGCGCGGGCTCCAAGGAGGTCGAGGTGCACGTGGTCGAGATCCACCGCTCCCTGCAGGGCCTGGACGTGGCGCTGTCCGAGATCGAACTGTTCGAGCAGCCATGACGCATGCCGGGATCCGCGTCCGCGCCACCGCCCTGGCGGTGGTCGTCACGGTGTTCGCCGCCGCAACGGTGCTCTTCGCCGCCGCAGCGGCGGGCCAGCCGGGCACGACCCAGACCCCGATCACCGACCCGCCGATCACCACGACCGAGGGACCCGAGCCCACCACGACCCAAGCCCCGACGACCCAACCCACGACCCAACCGCCCACGACGACCACGCCGCCGACCAACCCGCCGGGCCCCACGACGGTGACGGTGTCGATCAGCGAGCCCACCGACGGCGCCGTCCGACCGCCGGGGCCGGTCACCGTGCGCGGCACCGCGGCCGTGGGGGACAGCTCGTTGCCCGCCGACACCGCAATGGTCGTCGTGGTGGACGTCTCCGGCAGCACTTCTGACGACTGCAGCGGCAACGTGAACGACAGCGACACCCGGACCGTCCTGCACTGCGAGGTCGAGGCCGCCACAGCGGTCATCCACCAGGCCGCGGTGGAGCGGTCGATCGGTTCCGTGGCCGTCGTCGGGTTCGCCTCGAACGCCGGGGTGGCCGACCTCGGCCCCGGCCCGGGTATCACCCGCCACGTCGTGCCCGGCACCGACGCCAACAACGACGGGTTCCCCGACACCTCCACCGTGCTGCTGTCGCTGCTCTACTCGTCCAGCGGCGGGTTCACCGAGTTCAGCCCGGTCCCGATCGGCACCTCGACCACCGAGTTCCCCGGCGCGATCGCCGCCGCGGGCGAGGTCGCGGGCGAGATGCCCGAGCGCAACAAGCTGGTCCTGTTCCTCTCCGACGGCGCGAACTCCAGTTCGACCAAGGACGCGCTGGACCACATCGGCCCGAACGTCCGGTTCCGCGCCTTCGCCGTCGGCAAGTCCTCCGCGTGCGGCGAGACGACCTCCGAGACGTCACTGGCCTACATCGGCGCCAGGACCGGCGGCGGCTGCGACCACGTCGAGAACCCGGCGAACCTGCCCGACCGGCTGCCCGACCTGGTCAAGTCCTCCCTCGACGCGGTCTTCCTGTCGGTCGACAACGGCCCGGCGCGCCAGATCCAGGTTCCCGGCCTGCCGCACAGCGGCCCGTACTCGACGCCCTACGAGACCACCGTCGACAACCTCGCCCCCGGCCGCCACACCCTGTGCGTCACCGCGCGCGGCAAGGACGTCTACGGTCCCGGCGAGGCCACTCAATGCCGGGTCGTGTTCATCAACAGACCGCCGACGCTCGACGCCGGGGGACCGTACTCGGGCCTGGAAGACACCAACGTCCCGATCCTCGGCCGGTTCACCGACACCGACGGGCTCAGCCAGGCGACCGCCTGGTCCATCAGCCCGGCCCCCGGCAGCGACGACCAGGCGCGGTGCTCGTTCGCCAACCCGGCCGCGTTGGCCACGACCGTCCAATGTGACCGGTACGGCACCTACGTGCTGACCCTCACCGGGTCCGACGGCGTCAACCAGGCCGAACCCGTGAGCACGACGCTGACCCTGCGCAACGCCGGGCCCCAGGTCGACGCGGGCGGTCCGTACACCGGGCAGGAGGACACGGCGGTCGGCATCGTCGGCACCGTGGTCGACCCGGACAGCCCCGACCTGGGCGTGACCTGGTCGGTCGACCCGCCGACCGACACCTCCCCGGAGCCGCCGTGCACGTTCACCGATAGCACCGCACTGTCCACAAAGGTCACCTGCGCGGAACCGGGCACCTACACCCTGGTGCTCACCGTCGACGACGGCGTCAACCCGCCGGTCACCGACCGCGCCGAACTGCGGATCACCGCCGCCCCGGTCCCGAAGGGCGCGCTCTCGGTCGGCCTGGAAGCGCAGCCGTCACCGGGGTACGTCGGCGGGCAGCCGGTGACCGTCACCTACACCGTGCGCAACGGCGGCCCGGTGCCGATGCCCGGGGTCCGGCTCACCGCGGCCGTCCCCACCGGGCTTGCCGCCGGAACGCCCTCGGGCTGCCCGGTGCCCTGCGTGCTGGGGACCCTGGCGCCGGGGCAGGTGGTGCAGGTGCAGGCCGCCTACATCGCCACCACCGCGGTCGACGTCGCGGTCACCGCGACGGTCACCACGACCGGACCCGACACCGACCCCGCCGACAACACCGCCGCGGGCCGGGTCGTGGTCCGCCAACCGGTCCTGCGGGTCGACCCGACCGCCGGGCCGCAGGGCGCGGTGACCACCGCCTCCGGCACCGACTTCCCGCCGGACGCCACCGTGCGGCTGAGCTGGGACATCGGCATCTCCGAGACCCCCGGCACCGTGCGGGTGCGCGCAGACGGCACCTTCACCGCCCAGGTCCTGGTGTTCCACAAGGACACGCTCGGCCCGCGCGTGCTGGCCGCCGACCCGTCGGCGGGTGCGCCGTTCGGCCGGGTCGTCGCGGGCGGCTACGTCGTCATGACCCGCTCCCTCAAACCGGTCGCGTTCGTGCTGCGCGGGGATCCCCGCTCGTTCGTCTCGCGCTGATCCCGATCCCCGATCCCAGCCCCGAAGGAAGGAGCCCGGCATGGGTGCCTCCGCCACGCTGTCCACCCCCACCCTGGCGGTCCAGGCAGGTCAGCAGGTCACCACCACGGTGGTCATCCGCAACGCGGGCGACGTCGTCGACCACTTCACCGTCGACGTGATCGGCCCGCCCGCGCCGTGGGCCACCGTCACCCCGTCCGGGGTCAACCTGCTGCCCAACGAGTCGACCACGGTGACGGTCACCTTCGCCCCGCCGCGCTCCGCCGACGTCACGGCGGGCACCGTCCCGTTCGGCGTCCGGGTCTTCGCCCAGGAGGACCCCGAGGGCTCGGTGATGACCGAGGGCGAACTCGACATCGCCCCCTTCGACGCGATCGGCGCCGAGGTGGTCCCGGCCAAGGTCGAGGGCGCCTCGGGGGCGACCTTCGAGATCGCCGTGGACAACCTCGGCAACCAGACCGCGCCGCTGCGGCTGGCCGCTGTCGACCCCGAGGCGGAGCTGACCTTCGCCTTCCGGCACAGCGAGATCACCCTCGAACCCGGGACCACCGCCTACGTGCGGCTGCGGGTGAGCCCGCCGCGCCGGTTCCTGCGCGGCCAACCGGTCCGCCGCCCGTTCAAGGTCACGGTGACCCCCGAGACCGGCGACCCGGTCGTCGCCGAGGGCACCTACGTGCAACGGCAGTTGCTGCCCAAGTGGGTGCTGCCCGCGTTGGCCGCGCTGCTGGCGTTCCTGCTGGCGATCATCGTGCTGTGGTTCACCGTGTTCAAGCCCGCGGTCCGCTCTGCGGCATCTGACGCTGCCGCCAAGCAGGCGGCCGAGGTCAAGCAGGTCGCCCAAGCGGCCCAACAGGACGCGGGCGCGGCCAAGCAGCAGGCGGGGGAGGCCAAGACCGGCTCCGACCGCGCCCTGCGCGCCCAAGGCGTCGACCCGGCCCAGCCAGCAGCGTCCGACCCGGTCGCGCCCCCGAAGGTGCCCTCGACACCGCCGCCGCCCCCCTCCGCCCCCTTCGACCGCCGCATCGCCGCGGACGCGCCGATCGACGCCGACGTGCGCCGCTTCCGCGAGGTGGAGTTCGTGGTGCCGCAGAACAAGGTGCTGCAGGTGACCGACCTGATCCTGCAGAACCCGCGCGCCGACATCGGCACCATGCGGGTACTGCGGCGCTCGCCGGACGGGCGGACGCTGATGTTCGAGTTCGGCCTCGGCAACTTCCGCGACCTCGACCACCACTGGGTGCAACCGCTCACCTTCACCAGCGGCGAAGCGATCATCCTCGCCGTCAGCTGCCAGAACCCGCCGGAGCGGGGCAACTGCTCACCCGCGATCTCCCTGTCGGGCCGGATGGAGGGCTGAGCGGGGGCCTGGTTCGCCTGCCCTCAGGCGAGTTCGTCGGCGATCAGGAGGGCGGGGTCGAAGCCCATGCCGGTGAAGTGGCCCGCCAGTTCCAGTGAGAGCACGCCGTGCAGGCGGTCCCCGCGATCCGGACCGCCGGGAGCACTGGCAGTCCCGGGGCAGTGTTTGCGCTCGGGCGCGGTGGTCATCTCCTGCGCTTCGGCGTAGCGCCGCTCGGCTTCCGTCGCTTTGCGCTCGGCGTCGATGCGGGGCCCGGCCCCGTGTCCTCAGGCGAGTTCGTCGGCGATGAGCAGGGCGGGGTCGAAGCCCATGCCGGTGAAGTGGCCCGCCAGTTCCAGTGAGAGCACGCCGTGCAGGCGGGTCCAGAACGACAGCGCGCGGTGCAGGGTCGCGGTGGTCGCCGCGTTGTCGTCGGCCCATTCGCGGTGGGACTCGAGGTGGGTGTCGAACGGTGTGGGCGGGTGGTCCCGCGTCGCGCACGCCTTGATCAGGGCAGCCATGACCTCGCGGGAGATGGCGGTGGTGTCGTCGGGGGCGTGGTAGCCGGGGACGGGCGTGCCGTAGAGCAGGAAGTACCGCTGGGGGTCGGCGCGCGCCCAGTCCCGGATCACCGCCGCCAGGTCGACCAGGTCGGTGGCGTCGGCGGCGGTGACCGCGTCGGCGAGGCTGCGGTAGCCGTCGCGGATCAGCTCGGTGATCAGCTCGTCGCGGCTGGCGAAGTACCGGTACAGCGCGGGTCCGCTCATCCCGACCAGCTTGGCGATCGCGTTGAGCGACAACGCCGACACCCCGGCCGTGGCGATCTGCTCCCACGCGTGCGCCTTGATGTCGGCGCGCACCTGGGTCCGATACCGCTCCCGCGAACTCTGCGCCACGGCGGCTCCTTCCGTCTCGTTAGAGCCTATCACCTTCGCTATTGACTCTCGCTCACCGTTGGTTATAGGTTCTAACCAACGCGACAGGGGTTAGCTCGGTCGCTCGCCACGAGGAGAAGTCATGACCCGCAGGCTGCGTTCGGCGCTGCTCGCCCTCCCGCTTATCACCGCCGGACTGCTCGGCGCCGCCACCCCCGCGAGCGCCGCCCCCGCCCCGCTCACCTGCGGCGGCAAGGGCATCAACCCGGCGGCGAAGGTGCACTACGGCGCCGAGATCGTCATCAACGCCCCGCTGAGCACGGTGTGGGACGTGCAGACGAGGCTCGAAGCCTGGCCGACCTGGCAGCGCACCGTCAGCACGATGAAGCGCCTCGACCCCGGCCCGCTGCGCCCCGGTTCCCGCTTCCGCTGGACGACCCCCGCGCCCCCGACGCCCACCACCCCCGCCACCACCCTGGTGATCACCTCCACGGTGCACCAGGTCAAGCCCCGCCAGTGCCTCCGCTGGTCCGGCCCCGCCGTCGGCGAAGGCCTCCGCATCGACGAGGGCATCCACGTCTGGACCTTCACCCCCGTGGCGGGCGGCGTCCGGGTCCGAACCGAGGAAAGCTGGACCGGGGCCCAGGTCGAAGCCGACCCCGCCATGGCGCTGCGGTACCTGGCCCCCGGCCTCGACCTCTGGCTCACCGACCTCAAGACCGCCGCCGAATCCCGCCCCTGCGGCCACCGATGACCGCCCACCGCCGGGCGACCTACGCCACTGCCTGGAGCGTCCCGGTCCTGATCCTCAGCGGGTTCGCCTTCATCTCGGGCATCCCGATCGCGGTCCTGCTGATCCGCAGCCGCTTGCGCTGGTGGGCAGCGGCCCTCGGGGTGGCCTACGCGGTCCCCGTGGCCCTCTGGCTCCTAGGCCCCAGCACGGCGCCGAGCCTCTCCAAGTACTTGAGCCTTCCCGCCACCGTCGCGTTGGCATCCTTCGCCGCCATCGTGGCCCTGGCCCACCACCTCCGCCGCCCCTGAACTCGAACGCCCCGTACCCGCGAACGCGGGGTACGGGGCGCTGGGCCATTGTGGACAGTTGCTCAGATCAGCCCTTCCCGCAACGCGAACGCCACCGCGTGGGCGCGGTTGCGCAGCTGGAAGCGGCTGGTGATGTCGTGCAGGATTCCCTTCACCGTCCGCTGCGAGTAGCACAGCTGCTCGGCGATCTCCCGCGTCTCCATCCCCTCCGCCACCATCCGCAGCACCTCCGCCTCCCGCGCCGACACCCCCGCCAGGTCCCACCCGCGCGGGTTGAGCACCTGCCGCTGCAGGCGGGAGACGCGGTCGAGGAGGCGGGCCAGCAGGTCGGGGGGCAGGGTGCCGTCCCCGGCCGCCGTGGCTTCGATGAGGCGCACCAGCGTTTCCGGGGTGGCCTCGGCCCGGCGGATGACCGCGGCGACGCCGATGCCGACGGCTTCCAGGAGTTGGGAGTTGTCGATCTCGCCTGCCACCAGCACGACCCGGCGGCGGCCCTGGACCTGCAGGCGGCGGAACAGGGCCTGGGTGGAGGAGTCCCAGGTCTCGGCGACCACCAGCGCCACCGACCGGTCGGTGGGGTCGTCGACCGGCAGGGTGTCCTCGGCGGTCAGGCGGATCTCGGCGCGGGTGCGCAGCGCGGCGTCCACGCCCGCGCGGGTGATGACATCCATGGCGTGCAGCACGACCGGGATCGGATCGGTGATCATCGGGAGCTCCCCCCTGGGATGTGTCCAGTGGCACACATCCTCCCGCTCCGCCGGATGGCCGAGAAGCGACCCGGTGTCCCCTTTGGTCCCGATCGCCCGCCGCTGGTCCCACCCCGGTCCCACGGGCGGCAGGGACAGCCGCGCGGGCACCGCCGACCGCCCGCACGGGCGTCAGCGCAGACCGGCCGCGCGGCCCCTGCGGATGGCCTCGCCGCGGTCGGCGACGTCGAGTTTGCGGAAGATGTGGGTGATGTGGTTGCGCACCGTCTTGGGGCTGACCACCAGCCTGCTGGCGATGGCGGCGTTGCCCTCGCCGCGCACGATCATGATGAGCACCTCGCGCTCGCGGCCGGTGAGCCCGGACAGGTCACCGGCGGGCCCGGGGGCGGCGGCGAACAGCGCGCGCACCTTGGTGGCCACCGGGGTACCGAAGATGATCTCCCCGTCGGCCACCGCGTGGATCGCCCGCACGATCTCCTCCTGGCCCGCGGTCTTGAGCAGGTACCCGCCCGCTCCCGCGCGCACCGCGGCGAACACGGTCTGCTCCGCGTCGTCCATGGTGAGCACCAGGACCCCGACCTCGGGGTGCGCGCGGGTGATCCGCTCGGTCGCGGTCAGCCCGTCGATGTCGGGCAGGTGCAGGTCCATCACCACCACGTCCGGGCGCAGCGCCCCGGCGGCGGTGACCGCGGCGTGCCCGCTGTCGGCCTCACCGATCACCGCCACCCCGGGCACGGTCTCCAGCAGCGCCCCCAGCCCGAGGCGGAACGTGGCGTGGTCGTCGACGATCAGGACTCGGCGCGGCCCCGGCACGGCGGCGCTCAGCCCGCGCCGAGCGGGAAGGTCGCCACCACCCTGGTCCCGACCGGGACACCGGGCTCGATCGACCACCGGCCACCGAGTTCGGTGACCCGGGTGCGCATCGACCGCAACCCCACCCCGCACCACGGGTCCGCGTCCCGCCACGGCACCCCGACGCCGTCGTCGACGACCTCCACGTTCAGCTCACCGCCCAACTCGCCGTCGTTGTGGATGAGCACGACGCAACTGCGGGCCCGCGAGTGCCTGGCCATGTTGCTCAACGCCTCGCACACCACCCGGTAGGTCGCCACCTGCACCGGCAGGGTCAGCACCGCGAGGTCGCCCCTGGCCCGGACCTCGATGCGCAGCGGGCTGCCGGAGCCGGACACGTGCCCGCTCAACGACACCGCGTGCCGCTCGATCGCCTCGACCAGACCGACCTGGTCGAGCGCGTTGGGCGTGCCGCCGTCGGTGAGCCTGCGCACGTCGCAGATCGCGCCGTGCAGCTCCTCCTCGAGCTGGGCGAGCAACCGCGCGGCGGACTCGGCGTCGCGGCCGATCAGGTTCCTGGCCGCGCGCAGGCCGAACGCCATCCCGGTGAGCGCGGGCCCGACCGCGTCGTGCAGCTCCCGCAGCAGCCGCGCGCCGTCCGGGCCGGCGTCACCGGCCACCGCAGAAACCGCCTTGTTGCGACGCATGTCCCCTCCGCAACACCCTTATCGGCGACCGTACGGCCCGCGTTTCCACGACGGGGGCACCTCGGCGGCGCATAGCCCGTTCGTAGCAAGCCGACCGCACCCACCCGGGGAACACGCGCACGGACAGCTCAAGTCGTCGATCATGATAGGGCCATTGGGGCAGCCGTGTCCGGCGGATCCGCGCCGCGTCCATCCCGGTTTTCCTTGCGGCAGGGGCAATCCGGTTTGCCCGAACGGGTGAACGCCGGGGCGTTGCCCACCGCCGCCACCGCCGGGAAGCTGACCCCGAGGCCCCGCCACCGGCGACCCGACGCGGCGTGCGGCGCCCGCAGGTGCGACCCACGCTGGGGAGGGCAGGCGAGCAGATGCGCGAGCACGAGCACGACCTCGAGGCCGAACACCGCCCGGCTGGCGACCGCGGCCACGACGGCGAAGACCACGCGCTGCTGGGCAAAGCGGCCGCCGCCGGGCGGGCGGACGTGCTCGGCGCACCGGGACTCCTTGGCCTGCAACGCGCCGTCGGCAACGCGGGCGTCGGCGCGCTGGTGGACGAGGAGCGCTCACCGGTCCACTCCGTCATCGGGTCCGGTGGCAGCCCGCTCGACACCGCGACCCGCGCCGAGATGGAGGGCCGCTTCGGCGGTCAGGACTTCTCCGGGGTGCGCGTGCACACCGGGGGCGCGGCGACCGAGTCGGCGCGTTCGGTCAACGCGCAGGCCTACACCGTCGGGTCCGACATCGTCTTCTCGGAGAACCGCTACGACCCCGGTTCCGCCGAGGGCAAGCACATGCTCGCCCACGAGCTGACCCACGTGGTCCAGCAGCGCTCCGGCCCGGTCGACGGCACCGACGCCGGGGGCGGCGTGAAGATCAGCGACCCCGGCGACCGGTTCGAGCGCGAGGCGGTCGCCAACGCCGACCGGGTGATGTCCGGGCCTGGTCCCGAAGCGCCGGTGCAGCGGCAGGCCGACGACTCCGATCACGACCACTCCGGTCACGATCACAGCGGTCACGACCACGCCGCCGAAGCCGTGCAGCGCGCCGAGGAACCCGCGCCGGAGGAGGAAGAGGAGGCGCCCGCGGCGCAGACCTTCGTCCAACGGCAGGAGAGCGGCGAGGACTTCGCCGAGGAGGAGTGAGCGGGAGTGAAGGCGCCCGCTGAGAAAGGCGAGCCCGAGCCCCACCGCTCCACCACCGCCCACCGGGCCGCCGACGAGCGCCGGGCGCAGCCGGTGGCGGCCCGGCTGCCCGCGGCGCGGATGTCGGCGACCTCGGCGCGGCGGTTGCAGCGGTCCGCGGGCAACAGGGCGACGGCCAAGGTCCTCGGTCGTCCCGCCGTGCAGCGGCTGGAGTCCGCGCCGGAGGCGGCCCCGCGCCCGTCCGCCGAGGCCGACCCCAGGTTCGCCTCGGTCGAGGCGGAGGTCCGGGGCAAGCAGAAGCAGATCGCCGCGCACCCGCCCGCCACCGCGGAAGCGGCCGCGTCCCAGGCCGCCGCCGTGGCGCCGCCGGACGACAAACTGGCGCAGGGCAAGGCCGCCAACGCGGAGAAGATGAACGCGGCCAAGCCGGGGGAGTTCGACAAGGCGGCGTTCATCCGCGCGGTCGAGCAGGCCATCGCCGCCCAGGCGCCCAAGAACCTCGACGACGCCGACAAGTTCGGCGAGTCCGGCAAGGCCGACGCGGTCAAGGGGCAGGTCCAGGGACAGGTCGGCCAGGGCAAGGCGGCCTCGGCCGGTCCGATCGAGACGGCCACGAACGCGCCACCCGACACCGCCGCCGCCACCGACAAGCCGGTCACCCCGCTGGCCCCGGACCGCCCGCCCGGCACCCCAGCCGCGCCGGACGCGGCGAACGCGGTGCCGCAGAAGGCACCCGCGTCCGCGACCGACTTCTCCGACGGCCCCAAGCAGGTCGACGGTGAAATGGCCGCCGCGCAGGTCACCGACGACCAGCTCGCCAAGTCCAACGAACCGGAGTTCACCGGGGCGTTGCGCGACAAGCAGGAGACCGAGCAGCACGCCGCGACCGCGCCCGGCCAGGTCCGCGGCGCCGAGGCCCAGACCCTGGCCGGTGCGAAGGCGGACGCCGCTGGCGCGGGCCGGGCGGCGATGGCCGGTCTGGCCGCCGAGCGCGGCAAGGCGGGCGGCAAGGTCACCGAGGAGAAGCAGGGCACCAAGGGCAAGGACGAGGCGCGGCGCGCGCAGGTCACCGCGACCCTGCAGAAGGTGTTCGACGCGACCAAGACCGACGTCGAGGCGATCCTGTCCGGCCTGGACAAGAAGGTCGACGACGCGTTCACGGCGGGGGAGAAGGCGGCGCGGGACGCCTTCACCGCCGAGCACAAGCAGAAGATGGACGCCTACAAGGACAAGCGGTACTCCGGGTTCACCGGGAAGCTCAAGTGGGTCAAGGACAAGTTCGCCGGGCTGCCCGAGGAGGCCAACCAGATCTTCGTGGCCGCGCGGCAGGGCTACGTCGCGAAGATGCGCGGGGTCATCTCGTCGGTCGCCGACATCATCGGCGGTGAGCTCAACCGGGCCAAGGCGCGCATCGCGACCGGTCGCGAGCAACTGCAGGCCGAGGTCCGCAAGCTGCCCGAGGACCTGCGGGCGTTGGGAAAGCAGGCGGCGGGGGACCTGGCGGGCAAGTTCGACGAGCTGACCGAGTCGGTCGACGCCAAGGGCACCGAGCTGGTCCAGACCCTGGCGACGAAGTACAACGAGGCGCTCAAGAGCGTCGACGCGGAGATCGAGGCGGAGAAGGAGAAGAACAAGGGCCTGGTCGCGAAGGCGATCGGCGCGATCAAGGGCGTCATCGACACGATCCTCAAGCTCAAGGACCTGCTGCTGGGGATACTGGCCAAGGCCGCGGCCGCCGTCATGGGCATCCTGCGCGACCCCATCGGCTTCCTCGGCAACCTGGTCTCCGCCGTCGGCGCTGGCCTGCGCGCGTTCATCGGCAACATCGGCGAACACCTCAAAAAGGGCCTCGTCGGCTGGCTCATGGGGGCGATGGCCGGGGCGGGCCTGCAGTTGCCAGCCAAGTTCGACCTGCGCGGCATCATCATGATGATCGGCTCCCTGCTCGGCCTGACCTGGGCCG
It includes:
- a CDS encoding eCIS core domain-containing protein gives rise to the protein MREHEHDLEAEHRPAGDRGHDGEDHALLGKAAAAGRADVLGAPGLLGLQRAVGNAGVGALVDEERSPVHSVIGSGGSPLDTATRAEMEGRFGGQDFSGVRVHTGGAATESARSVNAQAYTVGSDIVFSENRYDPGSAEGKHMLAHELTHVVQQRSGPVDGTDAGGGVKISDPGDRFEREAVANADRVMSGPGPEAPVQRQADDSDHDHSGHDHSGHDHAAEAVQRAEEPAPEEEEEAPAAQTFVQRQESGEDFAEEE